Genomic window (Carassius carassius chromosome 36, fCarCar2.1, whole genome shotgun sequence):
CAGCATTCTACAGGTCCATCACTGGAAGCCAGATCTACACTGGAGCTGGAACTGGTGCTCATCTCAGAGCCTGTGAGAGAACCGGTGGAGCCCTGAGTGCTGAACCATCccctgccaaacacacacacaaaattaccaTCTCATTTTTCAACCCACAATTTGATTAATACAAAAGGATGTGAAACTGCTGACTCATTCAGCACCTGCGTATCTGCCTGGGTGAGGACTGAGGAGTCACGGCAGGCGTCGACTGACCAGACAATGGCTGTTTTTCTTCTTTGGCATCTACGCTTTGCATTTGAAGCTTCTACAACATCCAAAACACATGATTTATACATtaaacacaatttaagagatgtcAGATCACTTTGACATTTGAGCCTGTTGAACTGAGGATCTCTGCCTACATGCATTGACTCTGCCAGACGATGGTAGTGGGTCTCCTCTGCATTCAAGCCTTTGTGAGGAGTGTAGCCTGTATCAGTCAGTCCTGCCTGCTTCTCAAACTTGTGCATGCTCTCCTGGGTCTGCTCTGCAATGCATTGTAACAGGTCCCATTAAGGCCACTGTTTTACACCAATTAGTACTTGAAATGTGATGCATAAGGCAGTGTCATCTAGGGTTGGGCTGATAGATGATGCCATCGTCCATCGCCGATGGCTTACAGACATCACGATGTTAAGCTGACATTGTGATTCCCCCCACCCATCCTCACTCCCCTGCAATCCGCCGCTTCCCAGTTCCAAAAGGAAATGAAGTGTACTATGGAAACCCTAAAGGGAGTAAATAGCCTACGAGATgggaggataaaaaaaaatatttcaatactttttctcacaattataTCATTGGGTAAGTATAGGCGACTGTATATAAATTGCGGGCATCTGGAAGCCGCTATTGAAACCACTTTCTATTACACGCTGTCATTTTACTTTCACCTTGAGATTCGCGATCATAAGGACTCTATACTACGAACCGGCAGTACTTACCACACTTTTGACAATATTAGATGTTTGTCATTGGTGctcaggatctgcaaatcatttgCCATCGTTCTATCAGACATTACTCCTTACTCTGTGTATTTGGTAAATTAACCTTCATGTACTTTAATCCAGCAGGCTACTGCTAGCAAGCAGCTAGCCTTTTAGTGGCTCCATAGAACGCATTATTTGTTTCACGTCTTGGGCACACACCATAATCCCACCCCAACCCCCTAAATCATTGTCCATCACgatgtttcactgtagacatcgTCTAATGCCAATCTGGTAGACATCGCCCAACCCTAGTGTCATCATAACATTCTTACTGATGATGAGAGAGTTCATGACCGACGAGGCTTTGGCTTTCACCACAGGGACTGGAGGTTTAGTGTATTCAAAGGTAGCACTTTGTTTTACCCCTCCTTCCGACTCATCCTCCTAAACACAAACAGGACATACCAGAAGAATTGTTAAATTAGCCTACAACAGCGGTTCTTAAATTCTGGTATGGAGTGCCCCCAGGTggtgaaaattataataaacctGGTCAGAGatgagcagtgcacacacacctcAGCAAGTCGTGCAAACTTCCTTTCAGGTATAAGAGGTCGCCTCCACAGGTTGTTAATATTAATGCCAGATGGAGGTGAAGACATAGGGCACTCAAGATCATCATCATAGCCGTGAGCTCGACGGGTCGTCCCAACAGGGATGGACATTCCCCCGAGGAGTCCCTCTGAAACACCTGGACCTGCTTCCAGGGCTGAGGTAAAAGAGCAAAGCACTGTGTCAACAACATATGAACTAACAGTTTCGTCAAGCAGTCacaatttaattgcatttaaaaagagtAAACGTTGTCATATCTGTCATATATTGTCTCTTAAAGCTATTTAAAACAAAGGTGAACATATGTTAAAACCCTTGACAAGCCTTTAGAAAGTAATTTTATGCACtgcaatgtgtaaaataaacaagcCTCTCTCCTTTACCTGGAAGATCTCCAGGTCTGGACATTATGGCAACTGAATGAAGTGTTTCTGGTGGACCAAAAAGAGAAGACAGTCTGGACAACCCGATCAGATGGGACTGGATCAAATCTACAAATGAAATTAAGAGCAAGGAACAAGTAACATATTAACTGAGCAATATTTGAGTTTAAGACCAATGAACTATCCATCAGCCTCAGATTAATCATTAAAGAGAAAGTTCTGCAATCCTCTGCTA
Coding sequences:
- the LOC132117366 gene encoding putative monooxygenase p33MONOX, with the protein product MSRPGDLPALEAGPGVSEGLLGGMSIPVGTTRRAHGYDDDLECPMSSPPSGININNLWRRPLIPERKFARLAEEDESEGGVKQSATFEYTKPPVPVVKAKASSVMNSLIIKQTQESMHKFEKQAGLTDTGYTPHKGLNAEETHYHRLAESMHKLQMQSVDAKEEKQPLSGQSTPAVTPQSSPRQIRRGWFSTQGSTGSLTGSEMSTSSSSSVDLASSDGPVECWGTFGPRPQVSKSTTDPGGFALQSYKGAQKPTPMEAMKAQATRLAEDPTNFKAPPKMEIPTMEGKRPMSQPHKLKHRDMNVLTPSGF